CTGACCTGCATCCGGCGCTGCCGAAGCGGGGAGAAACGCCCTGCTCGCCAGCGCTTACTAGACTGTCTGCGTGACCAGCCCCGAAGTTGACACCGTCGAACGTGCCGCCGCCAGCCCCGACCAGCCGCAGCCGTTCCGTGAACTGGGGCTCAAGGACGACGAGTACGAGCGCATCCGCGAGATCCTCGGCCGTCGTCCCACCGACGCCGAACTCGCGATGTACTCGGTGATGTGGAGCGAGCACTGCTCCTACAAGTCCTCCAAGGTGCACCTGCGCTACTTCGGTGAGACCACCACGGACGAGATGCGCGCGGGCATGCTGGCCGGCATCGGCGAGAACGCCGGCGTGGTCGACATCGGCGACGGCTGGGCCGTGACGTTCAAGGTCGAGTCGCACAACCACCCGTCCTACGTCGAGCCCTACCAGGGCGCGGCCACCGGCGTCGGCGGCATCGTGCGCGACATCATGGCGATGGGCGCGCGCCCGGTGGCGGTGATGGACCAGCTGCGGTTCGGCGCGGCCGACGCTCCCGACACCCGTCGGGTGGTCGACGGTGTGGTCCGCGGCGTCGGTGGTTACGGCAACTCCCTGGGCCTGCCGAACATCGGCGGCGAGACCGTCTTCGATGCGAGCTACGCGGGCAACCCTCTGGTCAACGCGCTGTGCCTTGGTGTGCTGCGCAAGGAGGATCTGCATCTGGCGTTCGCGTCGGGCACCGGCAACAAGATCATCCTGTTCGGCGCGCGCACCGGCCTCGACGGCATCGGTGGCGTCAGCGTGCTGGCCTCGGACACCTTCTCGGGCGACGAGTCGGGATCGGGACGCAAGAAGCTCCCGTCAGTGCAGGTCGGTGACCCGTTCATGGAGAAGGTGCTCATCGAGTGCTGCCTCGAGCTGTACGCCGCCGACCTGGTGGTCGGCATCCAGGACCTGGGTGGAGCCGGATTGTCCTGCGCCACTTCCGAACTCGCATCGGCGGGCGACGGCGGCATGGCCATCGAGCTGGACAAGGTGCCGCTGCGCGCGGCCAACATGACGCCGGCCGAGGTGCTCTCCAGTGAGTCCCAGGAGCGCATGTGCGCCGTGGTGACTCCGGAGAACGTCGAGAAGTTCATGGCCGTCTGTCGCAAGTGGGATGTGCTGGCCACCGTGATCGGTGAGGTCACCGACGGCGACCGCCTTGTCATCACGTGGAACGGCGACACCGTCGTCGATGTGCCCCCGCGCACCGTCGCGCACGAGGGTCCCGTCTATGAGCGTCCCGTTCAGCGTCCGGAAAGCCAGGACGCCCTGATCGCCGACAGTTCCAAGACCCTGCCGCGGCCCAGTACGGGTGACGAACTTCGTGAGACCCTGCTGGCGCTGCTGGGCAGCCCGCACCTGTGCAGTCGGGCCTTCATCACC
The DNA window shown above is from Mycolicibacterium confluentis and carries:
- the purL gene encoding phosphoribosylformylglycinamidine synthase subunit PurL, with protein sequence MTSPEVDTVERAAASPDQPQPFRELGLKDDEYERIREILGRRPTDAELAMYSVMWSEHCSYKSSKVHLRYFGETTTDEMRAGMLAGIGENAGVVDIGDGWAVTFKVESHNHPSYVEPYQGAATGVGGIVRDIMAMGARPVAVMDQLRFGAADAPDTRRVVDGVVRGVGGYGNSLGLPNIGGETVFDASYAGNPLVNALCLGVLRKEDLHLAFASGTGNKIILFGARTGLDGIGGVSVLASDTFSGDESGSGRKKLPSVQVGDPFMEKVLIECCLELYAADLVVGIQDLGGAGLSCATSELASAGDGGMAIELDKVPLRAANMTPAEVLSSESQERMCAVVTPENVEKFMAVCRKWDVLATVIGEVTDGDRLVITWNGDTVVDVPPRTVAHEGPVYERPVQRPESQDALIADSSKTLPRPSTGDELRETLLALLGSPHLCSRAFITEQYDRYVRGNTVLAEHADGGVLRIDEETGRGVAVSTDASGRYTQLDPYTGAQLALAEAYRNVAVTGATPVAVTNCLNFGSPEDPGVMWQFSQAVRGLADGCAALGIPVTGGNVSFYNQTGSTAILPTPVVGVLGVIDDVTRRIPTGFGTEPGETVFVLGDTRDEFDGSIWAQVTADHLGGVPPKVDLAREQLLAEVLTAASRDGLISAAHDLSEGGLIQAVVESAIAGETGFRLLLPEGADPFVTLFSESAGRVLVAVPRTEESRFRAMCEARDLPATRIGVVDQGSDDDGPAIEVQGLFTVSLDEVRATWEGVLPKLFG